ggcctgcctgtactagtagtgggcttggctttcagtgacttattgattgctcatagcaggatagtcagtcctacgtatgggagagGCACGgttcattcggggcttgaacccataacgggcatgttgttaagtggcacgagttaacgactgtatcACGAGAGCagcaaaattattaaaatatatgTTTATTAGTGTCACAATGTTAGGTAAACAGAAAATTGTGCTTAAAACATGCTTGCCTAATTAATACAGCATTTACACGATTTTACAAGATTTACAagagttacacggttctcgacttacgcggattcggtgAAACGCGgatttctaaatttgacagattcaatgtcaaatcagtacaatttgcttcaagttcggaataaattgcatttttgctaacaaattgaaatcgcttaaaagccagaaatattagaattttctgcacgaattatgaaaaatgcatatgataaagtgtataaaagcaCTAATTTAGATCAAAAACTCCGAGCAATCAATattattttagtcaaaaaacgtgatattcgacttacgcAGTTATTTGAGTTACACGGATTCGTCGGAAcccagaaaccgcgtaactcgggaacagactgtacacaattaaaataaataatttaagtgGGCATGGgaataaaaaatttaaaaaatcaaactacaaaataaaattattagcATTAGTGACGCTAAgtattaaaaaagaaataaaattaatccaAGTACGTACCTGAGATCGACTTTTCTGATGTATGATTGGCAAATGTTAATTCCACCACACAGCGTGCAGTCTGCTTCGTGTTTGTTTATCTGGTTCAACAAATGTAAAGTAATTGCTGCAATTTACAGTCCATCATTTCTTTCCGTTGTACCGATAGAAATACGCCACATTTTCAGGATGCGAattgtttatctctttctagTTTCTAGCtctaaaaaaacagaaaacaaagtATTAGAATTGTTTACGATGCACACCTGTAGTGAAGCCGAGCTCCACAATAGTTTGCTTCATTCTTCTGATGAATTTAATTATGTTAGGAAGATAAATCAATGTATATGTGTTTGAACAGTACATGAAAGGAGAATcttgtaattaaaaacaaactaaaaaaaaatggaagaacgTACATTAGAACTATTGCTCTATGGAAGATACACGGCACTGAACGATATGATGACCCTACTCACAATTTGCCTAGCTTGTCCTACCTGCCCTTTAATATACTTTCGTCCTACTCGCTCTACGATAGAAGCTAAATAGATCAACGCATTTTgcgtgttcctttttttcttaaacATTGTTTCTTCCTACTTAAGAATTGCTACAACTGCTTCCCATTGCAGTTCCCAGTTTTGTTTGGGAGTTGGATGCATAAATGGCATTGCTTTGCTACCTCCGCTTACTGACTAAATTATCATCCCGGTTTGTGTCTGACACGAAACCTAAAACCTAAATAGAGTTGTTTTTTGTCTGCTTAGTTTTGCTACATTGCTCTCCTCTTCTCTACTGTTTTGATCGACCCCATCTCGATTGGTTTTTGATTCCGTTTCACCGATTGTATATGATTGCGTCGCATTATTAGGAAGTGCTAACTGGCTACACTACTGTTGCTGGTCAAGCAACAGTATCTTCTTGGCCTGCTCCATCCCCGACAGGTACGCGCCGTGAACGGTCGAGAAGTAGCGTTCGTGGCAAGCTTCCCCGGCGAAATGTATGGTTGCACTCGGCTTTACACTCACGTTGGCGCTTCCCGCGACCGGCGGTTTCGTTTTCGCTGGCGTACCGGCCGGGGCCGAAGGCGAGCTGTTCGACGCAGTGGTTGCTAGAGAATCGGCTGCCATCTGAACCGTCGTTACCTTGGTCGGTGTGTTGCTGCCCCGTTGCGTTGAGCTTGGCTGGACGTTGGTCagtgtgttgctgctgttgctgctgctcgtgctgTGGCCACTTGTGGTGCTCGTCGACGTGCCCGTGCTTCCAGCGCGTGTTGGCGTGGACTGTGGCTGGCACTGGGTCTTTTTGCGCGATTCCTCTCCCAACTTGTCGTACTGATTGCATACGAGCGTTTCCGTCAGGTTAGACATAAAGTTCTGCTCGTGGTCACAGTTGACCGAGGTGTAGCTGTACGACCCACGGATGTAGCGGTTGGAATTCCATCTAGTGCTGCGAAAAGAGCGGAAACGTTCGCTTATAAACAATTCGCTATAAGAAAATTCATTGAGTTATTACTTACCAGTAATAATTGACAGGTTTAGGTACTTTCTTCTTGGTAAACTTCTCCAAAATGAACACACAATCGCTCACGATCTGCTCGTCGTTCAGTGCCTCCATCTCGAGCGCGCCGTAGCTGCCGATCCAGCCCAGCAGCGTATTGGGCGGGCCCGGGCTGAGCACATCGAACCCCGAGATGAACCGCGTCCAGTGCGAATCCTTGCGCAGCTCGTCCCGCCACACCAGCTGAATGCCTTCCGCTTTGCCCCACCACGGTTCCTCGAACTGGAGGAAGATTTTGTCGATCGTCCCGTACCCGATGCTCCGTATCGATCGGCTGTAGCTGGCCGGCAGGTTCGGCTGAAACAGTTGGTCCATCGTGTCCTTCAGCACGCCCAGCGAGAACGTCACGATCAGGTGCTGGCAGCAGTAGATCGTCCCATCCGTACACTTGACGATCACCTTGCCCCGCCCGTCCAGCCAGCGTATCTCGCAGATCGCCTTGTTGTACACGATCTTCTCCGCGCCGATCTCCTCGATCAGGCAGCTCACCAGGGCCTGAAAGCCGTACCGCATGTTGATGTGCGCCTGGCAGCTTTCCCCATTGAACGAGTAGCTGCCCCACAGCTTGGCCGAAATGTCCGACACGTGCAGGCACGAGTTGTCGATGATCTGAAACCGGCAGTGCCAGTCGAGCAGCTGCTGCGCCAGCACCCTCTGCTCCGCGCTAAAGTCCTTCTCCGTCCGCTTGCGGAACTGGTCGCGCAGAAAAGCCTCCAGCGAGGCCGGATACGCCGCCGTGCCGTCCCGCTCGGGGCCCGCCGCCCGGGCCGCAAACTCTTCGCACTGCTCCAGTATCTGGCCCACGATGAAGTCGACCCGCTTCACCAGCTGGTCGTCTATCCGGAAGCCGTCGTCGCGCAGAAACTCGCCCAACCCCTCCTCGGACGTTTCCTCGCGCAGCAGCCCGTTGCGCTTCGCCATCTCGTGCAGCTCGTTCTGCCGGCCGTGCAGCCACTGGGCGCCCGCTTCCACCAGCTGACAGTGGCCGCCCTTGCCGCTGGTGTGATGCTTTTTCAGCGCCTTCGTGCTGATGCGCCCGCCCGGCACGGACTGTGCCTCGAGGATGGCGAAGCTTTTGCCCGAGTTGCGCAGCTGCCTGGCGGCACCCAGCCCGGCAATGCCGGCGCCAAGGATCAGCACGTCCACGTACGCCTTCGGCCCGTGGTTGAACGGTGGTATCAGCCTGTCGGCGGAGGAAGAGGCGAGAAAGAAACCGATTACGATAAGATGTGTCAATGTAATCAGGTCAGCATGCAAACTTACTTTTGAAGCAGTAAACGTAAACGCTAATTGAGCATATTTGCAAAACGCAAAGCGAAATATTaaagtggaaaataaaaaatctataTCTAGgcgagagaaaaaacggtGTATTGTGTCTTatctgtgtgtgggtgggtgtgtggtTTGGTTAACTGTTCGTTCGTGGTGTATGGGGAGGGCAATTCCGGCTGCATCATCGTGCTTACAGATGAGCCTTCCTGCAGaatgggaagaaaagaaacgaaacgaaacggagaaaagaaataaacaaaacaaatcaaaaaggAGATTTAAGGAAAACCGAGTAAAAACCACATGCGAttgcttgtgtgtttgtttgaaaggGTGTTGTTAACTGTTATTTGGTTTTGTAATCTGTAAACAATGAAGTGTTTCGAAAGGTTAAACACACAACAATCAACAAAGTTGTACTGCATTAGTTAATAATACAATTTTAACGATTTAGTAGTAAAACAtgcacattttaaaataaattttttttttttctagattCTACGAGCCTAATTTTGTAGTTATGTAAGAATTTGCTCAatccaaataaaacaaaaaaaaagtttttttgttaaggAACTGTTtcaaagggagaaaaaaaccgTTTTCCTTCCGTTACTAAGCCCAAAACCGTTCAAAAGACCCATCTGTTTCTTTCGAGACTTTTCCAATAGCATTcgaagtaagaaaaaaaaacagtgaccAACCAAAAACATCCACCCTCCAACTTACCTATCGTAAAGATCGATCAAACGGCTGGCCTCGCGCCATCCCGTCTCCACCGCACCGTGCACGGTCGAGTAGTAGTGATCGTGCGTCGCCTCGCCGGCAAACTGTACCACCGGCATGCCGCACGAGTTGGTCAGCGGGATGGCCAGATGCGATGCGGACGTGTTCAGCAGATCCGTCGTCATCGACCGGAACGTGTACGAGCCGCGGAAGTTCGGATTCGAGTACCAGCTGGTACGCTGAAACCGGACCGGTTCCGGCACGGTACAGCCCTTCATAAACTTGCGCAGCAGAAACATACACGCGCGGCGGACCTCCTCATCGCTCGCCCGCTCCATGCGGCGCGCATTCTTGCCCGAAATCCAACCGCACAGCACGTTCGGCTGATAGTCCACGATGTAAAACCCGAACACGTCCTCCATCCAGCTGTccggcattttgcgcacctcCTCCAGGTCGGCCTGGTTCCAGATCAGGCTCAGGCCCTGCCACCCGGCCGCCCAGAACGGCTTCTCGAACTCCAGGAACAGCTTGTTCACCGTGCCGATCGTCAGCCCCTGGATGGCGTTCCGCTTGATCGGGGGCAGGTCGGGCGTGAACAGCGACTGGTAGCGTTCCTTCAGCACGCCCAGCGAAATCGTGCAGATCACGTGGTCCGCATCGTACACGCTGTTGTCGGTACAGCGCACCGACACCAAGCTGTCCGGCCCGGCGGTCCAGTTAATGTTGGCGACCGTTTTGTTGAAGTGCGTGTAGTCCTCCAGATTGATTGCCTCCGCTGCAGTCGGGAGTGGATGGCGTTtctacaacaaaaacaagcaaatctTGTATTAAATGCCTCGAAGAATCGATCAAGCTTGCCCTCCTACCATCAAAATTTCCAGCACCGTCCGGTAGCCCTTGTCGCGCCAGTTCAGCAGCAAATCCCCATCGCACTCCCAGTAGTGCAGGTAGCCCGGCCCGGACGTGTCGAACCAGCTGTCCGACGCTTCGATCGAGTTTTCGAACTTGTGGAAAAACTCCAGCACCTGGTACGCCGTCTCGTCGTTCACGTCCGCGTACTCGGGCGTCTCGAGCAGCGCGCGGAACTTGCCCATGATGAACGATCCGAGCGAGCCGCGGTACCCGGTCAGCTCGTGCTTGTGCGTCTCCAGGATGGACCAGATCAGGCCGAGCAGCTTTTCGCTCCGCTCCTTCGGTATCTGTTCGCCGTTCGAGCGCGTCAGCACGAACCGCTCGTACCGGGCACTGTTCGAGTCGAACACGTTGTACTTCGAGCCGAGCTCGTAGCACACGTTTCCCTTCTCACCGTGGCACCTGGGAGGGCAAAAAAAGCGGGAGAAAAACATCCATTACTAataaggaaaagaaaaggtgAACAGAACCACCCCGCCGTACCGtggataataaataaattataccgACGGGGAATCGATTATTTAGTGACCTTCATCTCGGGAAACGGAACGGGGtggcacaacaacagcaataacaacaacaaaaaaaacctccccccacacacacactcaccattGTGCGCCCAGGTCAACAACGTTCGCCCCGAACGGTACGGTGTGGATGCGGCCCCCGATGCGATTTTCCGCCTCGAGTATCTTCAGATTCTTGTAGCCCCGCTCGATGAGCCGCGTCGCAGCGGCCACACCGGCCGCACCGGCcccgatgatgacgatgcgCGGGTTCATCCTTGCCGtccagggtgtgtgtgtatctggaAATCCTTTTGTTCCGCAGCCTCCGGATGAGGGTTCGCTCGCGTGCaaaagtgtgccaccttacgAGGGGCGCAGGCAATCGTTCGTCCAGCCACCAGCGTCAAGCACACTACACTACACAGGCGAACGAGGGGATTTCATCAAACGCCCGGGGTCCTTCGCTCGACCCGTCTCACATCATCGCCCAATCGATAACGCGCTCAAGATGATTGTTTTGCGTTCTGCGCTTTCTTTCCGCCTTCGCCCCAGCAGGAAAGAGTGAGGGGAGAATATCACCCTCTCGATGATGCTTTTGTGAGGCTGTGGGGGTGCTCTATTGTTGTTGCCACTTTGGTGGAAGCCTTCCTCCGTGGGGTTGGAAGTGCGGATGGAAGGATAATTATTACAGCCTTCTGCTTCGGACGAAGACGAACTTATCGGGGGGCGTCGTGGAGACACTTCGTGACGGAGCGAGGGTGCAACTGTGACAATGAACGGAAAAATGGGTAAGATTTCagcaaaaaggtaaaaaaagcACCAAATCACAATAGGCTGTGGCGACAGCTCCGGGTCAACCTGGGCAAAGATATTTCGCTAGAACGAGCACAATTGAACTCAGCAAGACAACACAGCCCACGAAGGGACGTAATCTGGGACATTTTAATCCCACCCCCTTTCGCGAGGTATGATAAGATTACACCTGAGGCACATTtgcacattgtttttttttccaacggAGGCCATACCATACCCATCCTTACCGTGTTGGAAGGCTGATTGATAAGATACACACTGCCGGGTCTGGGCTAATGTTGTGCACTGCCCGCGACGCACTGTTTTCTGTTTTGAACCTCGGCCTTGTTTGCTCCCGTTGGTCCCGGACACGGTCACGTCTAGTGCAGTAGACGACTAACCCTCTCGCTTGCCTTTGACCCTCAGAACTGGCTGGTTGGCTGCGACGGGGCTGACGCGATTTCGCGGTATCGAGTATGCGCGAATAACATGTGTTTTTGGTAATGTGCGTGTGTAGTGGTGGTATCgtgccacacatacacacacatctccGTTTGACAGCGCCGTGTACGGCACACGATTTGGATCTGCAGATGTTAAGCAGCACATACACGGCGCACATTTGACGATGGTTCGAGTGATACTGAGCTCACGTGttagaaatacaaaaaatggatgaaacgtattatttgattaattaaattaataaaataacaacTACGAACGTCATTGAAAATATGTCATACCTACTTAAAggttatttttctatttaaaaaaaatcaacaaggACAAAAGTTTTCAGGCACCTGATAGGCTGGACAGtagcggaacttggggcaagtgtgccaccttaagcaattcaagttataactcactaaaacgtgtttttcaaaagccgatttaaatctcataaccattttacatctatttcctcacttataaatgagtttcgcttgaaaaaagtgcaaacaaaacagtttttgaagcgttttaaaaagggtccaaaaagacgttgttttttgggctatggggcaagagtgccactcgtatggggcaagacggccacctggttaaaataaccgtgtttcttagataattggaatTATTACGTTTATACCACTAGtatatgtattcctacatgtatttagtcctcaatgaaccctttttgaccaccaactgtaccacaatatggtttgttactgtcctgtttttccggggtggaatccgctcacaatagcgcaccgttctgcagcacgctacaacaatgtttacatttttgacagctcgcgcctatgaaagatggtggcacacttgccccaaacagagatggcactcttgccccaaaagttgtaacttttttgaaattgaatttttcagtgacaaaaagaaattttttttcaactaaccccacaaaaaatttctcagctatacggtggtgtaaatattttctcggttgattgttcgcacgatttttgagagcttatttggttggattaaaaaattataatattctgctcacttttgaaactcaatataaatcagtttaaaacaatgggaaatatcgattggtctatatgaaattaggctcagaatacctagtcattggaaagcaacaaactgtatacacaattgatcattaatctaaagtttttaaggaaaaatgcttggtggcactcttgccccgtatggcacacttgcctaAAATTCCGCTAACGATTCGCATGTGAACCTTCCCCTTCAGTAGCAATGACTGACTATCTGAAAGCGTAAGGTAGATCgttacgccaaaaaaaaagtgactgTCAAGTAGAAGAATGACTTAACTTCTAACATGTATAAAATCCCAATAGAACCACAGATAATTGAACCATACGCCAGGATTGATTATTCTCCAGTGAATCAAGTCAAGTTGGAGGGGCAGGGCATACCAAGCTTGACTTCAGCAACGAACGGAAACGAAGAAGTGAAAGAAGAAGTAGCTGAAgaagat
This genomic interval from Anopheles merus strain MAF chromosome 3L, AmerM5.1, whole genome shotgun sequence contains the following:
- the LOC121599004 gene encoding spermine oxidase-like, with product MMQPELPSPYTTNEQLIPPFNHGPKAYVDVLILGAGIAGLGAARQLRNSGKSFAILEAQSVPGGRISTKALKKHHTSGKGGHCQLVEAGAQWLHGRQNELHEMAKRNGLLREETSEEGLGEFLRDDGFRIDDQLVKRVDFIVGQILEQCEEFAARAAGPERDGTAAYPASLEAFLRDQFRKRTEKDFSAEQRVLAQQLLDWHCRFQIIDNSCLHVSDISAKLWGSYSFNGESCQAHINMRYGFQALVSCLIEEIGAEKIVYNKAICEIRWLDGRGKVIVKCTDGTIYCCQHLIVTFSLGVLKDTMDQLFQPNLPASYSRSIRSIGYGTIDKIFLQFEEPWWGKAEGIQLVWRDELRKDSHWTRFISGFDVLSPGPPNTLLGWIGSYGALEMEALNDEQIVSDCVFILEKFTKKKVPKPVNYYCTRWNSNRYIRGSYSYTSVNCDHEQNFMSNLTETLVCNQYDKLGEESRKKTQCQPQSTPTRAGSTGTSTSTTSGHSTSSSNSSNTLTNVQPSSTQRGSNTPTKVTTVQMAADSLATTASNSSPSAPAGTPAKTKPPVAGSANVSVKPSATIHFAGEACHERYFSTVHGAYLSGMEQAKKILLLDQQQ
- the LOC121598244 gene encoding spermine oxidase-like; this encodes MNPRIVIIGAGAAGVAAATRLIERGYKNLKILEAENRIGGRIHTVPFGANVVDLGAQWCHGEKGNVCYELGSKYNVFDSNSARYERFVLTRSNGEQIPKERSEKLLGLIWSILETHKHELTGYRGSLGSFIMGKFRALLETPEYADVNDETAYQVLEFFHKFENSIEASDSWFDTSGPGYLHYWECDGDLLLNWRDKGYRTVLEILMKRHPLPTAAEAINLEDYTHFNKTVANINWTAGPDSLVSVRCTDNSVYDADHVICTISLGVLKERYQSLFTPDLPPIKRNAIQGLTIGTVNKLFLEFEKPFWAAGWQGLSLIWNQADLEEVRKMPDSWMEDVFGFYIVDYQPNVLCGWISGKNARRMERASDEEVRRACMFLLRKFMKGCTVPEPVRFQRTSWYSNPNFRGSYTFRSMTTDLLNTSASHLAIPLTNSCGMPVVQFAGEATHDHYYSTVHGAVETGWREASRLIDLYDRKAHL